The following proteins are co-located in the Hydrogenispora ethanolica genome:
- a CDS encoding PTS sugar transporter subunit IIC: MKFTEFIQQNVVPTANRIASNKFLKAISDGFMALMPVIIIGAIFSLLNSLAIAPYQNFITATGLKPILSLPNMVTNDILALYAVIFIAYHLAKYYEKDPATAGMIALFTFLAVTPLANTADIINKFLAGNNLTLANDIVVPAGNVIPYEWIGAKGLFVAIIIGLVSTVVYNKLLDKGLAIKMPEGVPPTIAKSFGGLIPGFVIIILFMAVNKVVTFLPNITGLHSVIYTFIQGPMELLLGNSLGSFLVAILVAQLLWFFGIHGVTAVILPIFYPLWTSLTTANIAALNAGVSVFELPNIINRTFFSIYAITGGSGMTLGLCLYMVLWSKSKQYQTLGKLALPANICGINEPVLFATPVVLNPYMLIPWILTPVVSAVLAYGLTVMNILPRLSTVVPLGTPVIMSGFLAGGVAGWRVALFQIAMIIIGAVIYIPFFKVIDKKAYENEKQAYGDVTSSELELLNHSHKSGIN; the protein is encoded by the coding sequence ATGAAATTTACTGAATTTATCCAACAAAATGTGGTGCCGACCGCTAACCGAATCGCTTCGAACAAATTTTTAAAAGCAATCAGTGACGGCTTTATGGCGTTGATGCCGGTCATCATCATCGGAGCCATTTTTTCATTATTGAATTCATTAGCCATTGCGCCGTATCAAAATTTTATTACCGCCACCGGTCTGAAACCGATATTATCGCTTCCCAACATGGTTACCAATGATATTCTCGCGCTTTACGCGGTAATTTTCATTGCCTATCATCTGGCGAAGTATTACGAAAAGGATCCGGCGACCGCGGGCATGATTGCGTTATTTACCTTTTTGGCCGTAACGCCGCTCGCCAACACGGCGGACATTATCAATAAGTTTCTTGCGGGCAACAATCTCACTTTGGCGAATGACATCGTCGTGCCGGCCGGAAATGTAATACCCTATGAATGGATCGGCGCGAAGGGCCTATTCGTGGCAATCATCATCGGCCTTGTATCCACAGTCGTTTATAACAAGCTGCTGGATAAAGGGCTGGCTATCAAAATGCCCGAAGGGGTGCCGCCGACGATTGCCAAGTCTTTTGGCGGTCTTATCCCCGGCTTTGTCATTATCATCCTGTTTATGGCGGTAAATAAAGTTGTCACGTTCTTGCCCAATATTACCGGACTGCACTCCGTGATTTATACATTTATTCAAGGGCCGATGGAATTGTTATTAGGGAATAGTCTGGGTTCGTTCCTGGTGGCCATCCTGGTTGCCCAATTATTGTGGTTCTTTGGCATTCACGGTGTCACGGCTGTCATTTTGCCGATTTTTTATCCGCTATGGACTTCGCTTACTACGGCCAATATTGCCGCCTTAAACGCCGGGGTATCCGTATTTGAACTCCCGAACATCATCAACCGCACCTTTTTCAGCATTTACGCCATTACCGGAGGCTCGGGAATGACGTTGGGTCTCTGCCTTTATATGGTGCTGTGGAGTAAAAGCAAACAATACCAGACGCTTGGAAAACTGGCATTGCCGGCCAATATTTGCGGTATTAACGAACCGGTTTTATTTGCCACGCCAGTGGTGCTCAATCCGTATATGTTGATTCCGTGGATTTTGACGCCGGTGGTTTCGGCGGTACTCGCCTATGGGTTGACAGTCATGAATATTCTGCCCCGGTTGAGCACAGTGGTACCGTTGGGAACGCCCGTCATCATGTCGGGATTCTTGGCGGGCGGCGTTGCCGGTTGGCGGGTGGCATTATTCCAAATTGCGATGATCATCATCGGCGCAGTAATTTATATCCCATTTTTCAAAGTGATTGATAAAAAGGCCTATGAAAACGAAAAACAAGCATATGGCGATGTAACTTCTTCAGAACTTGAACTGCTTAACCATAGCCATAAAAGTGGGATCAATTGA
- a CDS encoding glycoside hydrolase family 3 protein: MKSKRFLVQLLLGMVLVSQIMLASMANAEAVRAKYTTKEIHDGKTTYILVTNPNHGKTLGYSKTSGVKLLEKVAGRYTYAFKDLNRNGKLDQWEDWRLDDTTRAKDLASQLSIPEIAGLMLFSAHERKIEEGLTDAQKSYLAKDNLRAVLNAGSNNVKAAVQWNNEMQAYVEGLACPIPVNFSSDPRSTAGSGDQYSNAISGKDVSLWPSNLGLAATFDTGIMYQFAKMVSEEYRAMGIATALGPQIDLATEPRWLRVSGTFGEDVKLATDMTRAYVDGSQSTYDKNGKDLGWGSNSINCMIKHWPGDGPGEGGRESHRNSGPYAVYPGNHFKEHLIPFIKGGLQLPGATRTAAAVMTSYSIGIAGNGSPIGSGRVGTAYDHVKMDLLRKDQNFDGVVCTDWSVTRTTGWGVENNTEVERHYKILMAGSDMFGGNNDVKPVIEAYRMMEYNFGKEWARRRFEKSAVRILKLMLAPGLFENPYLDLDHSLKVVGNQAKRAAGYQAQLSSIVMVKNSNHLIQAADGSAAKKKVYIPMTFTDSIPGMFNSKTEPVWSETISIEIAKKYFREVITDIPIKDANGKISGYQTPDLSDVDLVLVGMHSPNNGTNFSYAGLKTDKDGNRTFYPLSLQYSTYTATEGRKKSIAGDLLKDGQLENRSYNGQQSNVYNSYNLTAFLNAKRAVEKTHRNIPMIACVKASNPLCFGEFEPFCGAIVIGFSVSDAALLDVVTGKFEPRGLLPMQMPQDMAAVEKQLEDVGHDLKCYTDAHGNVYDFAFGLNYQGIIQDKRVAKYKNDAR; the protein is encoded by the coding sequence ATGAAAAGTAAGCGCTTCCTCGTCCAGTTACTTTTAGGGATGGTGTTGGTAAGCCAAATCATGCTTGCTTCCATGGCAAATGCCGAGGCGGTCCGGGCGAAATATACCACAAAAGAAATCCATGACGGGAAAACAACGTATATCCTGGTCACCAACCCCAACCACGGCAAAACTTTGGGTTATTCAAAAACCTCAGGCGTTAAACTCCTTGAAAAAGTTGCAGGACGATATACCTATGCATTTAAAGATCTGAATCGCAATGGAAAATTGGATCAATGGGAAGACTGGCGTTTGGATGATACCACCAGAGCCAAGGATTTGGCTTCGCAGCTTTCGATTCCGGAAATAGCAGGATTAATGCTCTTTAGCGCGCATGAAAGAAAAATCGAAGAAGGATTAACGGATGCGCAAAAAAGTTATCTTGCCAAAGATAACTTGAGGGCGGTTTTGAATGCGGGAAGCAATAATGTCAAAGCGGCAGTACAATGGAATAATGAGATGCAGGCTTATGTTGAGGGTTTAGCTTGCCCCATTCCGGTAAACTTCAGTTCCGATCCCCGCAGTACAGCAGGCTCAGGCGATCAATACTCCAATGCAATTTCGGGAAAAGATGTCTCCTTGTGGCCATCGAACCTCGGCCTTGCCGCCACCTTTGATACGGGTATCATGTATCAATTCGCCAAAATGGTTTCGGAAGAATACCGGGCCATGGGAATCGCAACCGCTTTAGGACCGCAAATCGATCTGGCCACCGAACCGAGATGGCTGCGGGTAAGCGGCACATTCGGGGAAGATGTCAAACTTGCGACCGATATGACGCGGGCTTATGTCGACGGGTCTCAGTCAACCTATGATAAAAATGGCAAAGATTTGGGCTGGGGCTCCAATTCAATTAATTGCATGATTAAGCATTGGCCGGGAGACGGTCCCGGAGAAGGCGGCCGTGAATCTCACCGTAACAGTGGTCCCTATGCCGTATATCCGGGCAATCATTTCAAGGAACATTTAATCCCCTTTATCAAAGGCGGGTTGCAGCTTCCGGGAGCCACCAGGACCGCGGCTGCCGTTATGACTTCCTATTCTATCGGAATCGCCGGTAACGGGAGTCCCATCGGTTCGGGGCGGGTCGGCACTGCGTATGATCATGTGAAAATGGATCTGCTCCGCAAGGATCAGAACTTTGACGGCGTTGTCTGCACGGACTGGAGTGTAACCAGAACGACGGGCTGGGGCGTTGAAAACAATACCGAAGTTGAGCGTCACTATAAAATCCTGATGGCGGGCTCCGATATGTTCGGCGGAAATAATGATGTGAAACCGGTGATCGAAGCGTATCGGATGATGGAGTATAATTTCGGAAAAGAATGGGCGCGCCGGCGTTTTGAAAAATCAGCGGTCCGGATTTTGAAGCTCATGTTGGCGCCGGGATTATTTGAAAATCCATACCTCGATCTGGATCATTCATTAAAAGTCGTCGGCAATCAAGCAAAAAGGGCTGCCGGATATCAGGCCCAGCTTAGCTCCATTGTAATGGTTAAGAATTCGAATCATCTCATTCAGGCGGCGGACGGCTCGGCGGCAAAGAAAAAGGTGTATATTCCAATGACCTTTACCGATTCCATACCGGGCATGTTTAACTCGAAAACAGAACCGGTATGGAGTGAGACCATTTCCATTGAAATTGCCAAAAAATATTTCAGAGAAGTGATCACCGATATTCCGATCAAGGATGCCAATGGAAAGATTAGCGGATATCAAACCCCGGATCTTTCCGATGTGGACCTCGTACTTGTCGGCATGCACAGTCCCAATAACGGCACCAACTTTTCCTATGCGGGGCTTAAAACCGATAAGGACGGCAACAGGACGTTCTATCCGCTGTCGCTCCAATATTCGACGTATACCGCGACAGAGGGACGAAAAAAATCGATCGCCGGGGATCTACTGAAAGACGGCCAACTAGAGAACCGTTCTTATAACGGGCAGCAATCCAATGTTTATAATTCCTATAATCTGACCGCTTTCCTGAATGCGAAACGGGCGGTCGAAAAGACTCACCGGAATATTCCGATGATAGCTTGTGTCAAAGCCAGCAATCCCTTATGCTTCGGAGAATTTGAACCGTTTTGCGGCGCGATCGTCATCGGCTTTTCAGTCAGCGACGCCGCTTTGCTCGATGTGGTAACCGGGAAATTCGAACCGCGGGGATTACTGCCGATGCAAATGCCGCAAGACATGGCGGCGGTTGAAAAACAGCTTGAGGACGTGGGGCATGACCTGAAATGTTATACGGATGCGCACGGAAACGTATATGACTTTGCGTTTGGTCTCAATTATCAAGGCATTATCCAGGATAAGCGGGTAGCCAAATATAA